Genomic window (Enterobacteriaceae bacterium 4M9):
GGGCGAGCGGCTCAATCTGCGGGTTCTGGCTGAGTGAGAAAATAATGGTGGCGGCCTGGGCGCTGCGGGCGGCTTCAAACAGGGCGTCGTTGTCGTCAAAAAGCGTCCAGTACTCCGACAGCGGCGGCGCACCTTCCAGCACGGCCGCGTGGCTCAGGATTTGTTTTTCGTCGCTGCGCGGCTGCGGAGTGTTTTCTTCTTGCTGGCGCAGGTGCCAGGTATGGTCCTGCCAGCGTAACTCAAGCTGCTGTTGTGCACTGACGCCTTTTTCGTTGCACCAGAAGGCAACATCATACAGATGAATATCACCCTGAAAGCGTAAACCAGAGAGCCCTGAAAGGCTGCGGTGGGCATCCACTAAAAAAGAGAACTGCGTATCAGTCTTATTTCCGGGGTTAACCACGAGAAGAGTGCAGTTATATGTTTGACACCATTTGCTAATTTTATGTAACCAGTTACGCAATACTTTTGGCGTAATATTTTGCCAAAAGTTTTCAGAACATAACAACACCAGCAAATAGCGCTCCGGGTTGATGCTGCACATGATATCTGTCGCGAGAAACTTTATACTGCTCTCGCTTTTCTGGGCGCTAAAAAGAGAGACCTTTTGCGGCCCTGTTTCGCCAGTAAGTTCAATCACTTTATCAGGCTGTGTTCCCATGACGATAACGGCAACTTTTGCATCTTCCTGCTGAGCGGAAAGGGTGCTATTGACCAGGCGTCGGGCATCTTCATAACGGTCGGTGTTCACCCACCACACGCCGCCTGTAGGCATATGCTGCAG
Coding sequences:
- the bcsE gene encoding cellulose biosynthesis protein BcsE; the encoded protein is MNPIFPVGIALWDELQHMPTGGVWWVNTDRYEDARRLVNSTLSAQQEDAKVAVIVMGTQPDKVIELTGETGPQKVSLFSAQKSESSIKFLATDIMCSINPERYLLVLLCSENFWQNITPKVLRNWLHKISKWCQTYNCTLLVVNPGNKTDTQFSFLVDAHRSLSGLSGLRFQGDIHLYDVAFWCNEKGVSAQQQLELRWQDHTWHLRQQEENTPQPRSDEKQILSHAAVLEGAPPLSEYWTLFDDNDALFEAARSAQAATIIFSLSQNPQIEPLARHIHALRRQRGSALKIIVRENKASLRATDERLLMGCGATLVVPWNAPLSRCLTMIESVQGQNFSRHVPEDVTVLFDALRPLKLRGWLQWDAFCNAINTMLNNPLLPADNKGILVALRPVPGLRIEQALTLCRPNRQGDFVTIGNGRLMIFLSFCRINDLDTALSHIFPLPVNDIISNRMVWYEDSQIAAELVQLQKVPKEQWMQPLAQASESEKTLNVHRENHRWRRDPEPVTLLADESASL